Proteins co-encoded in one Myripristis murdjan chromosome 4, fMyrMur1.1, whole genome shotgun sequence genomic window:
- the ddx49 gene encoding putative ATP-dependent RNA helicase DDX49 produces MSELSALGLSDWLVKQCRQLGISRATPVQENCMPAILQGRDCMGCAKTGSGKTAAFVLPVLQKLSEDPYGIFCLVLTPTRELAYQIAEQFRVLGKPLGLRDCIIVGGMDMVTQALELSRKPHVVVATPGRLADHIRSSNTFSMKQIQFLILDEADRLLEQGCTDFTKDLEVILQVLPAKRQTLLFSATLTDTLQELKSIALNKPFFWESKSETRTVEELDQRYILTPEKVKDAYLVHLIQTFTDEHDDWSIIIFTNTCKNCQILTMMLRAFNFPTISLHSMMKQKQRFANLAKFKSSVYKILIATDVAARGLDIPTVQVVINHNTPGLPKIYIHRVGRTARAGRNGVSITLVTQYDIHLVHSIEEHTQTKLKEYPVEEEEVLQILTQVNVTRRECEIKLESTDFDEKKEINKRKQLILEGKDPDLEAKRKAELEKIRSQKKKFKEKIQENIQKQKNAQLKKKLMKKKYIKKKKAEQMAK; encoded by the exons ATGAGCGAGCTGTCGGCGCTGGGGCTCTCGGACTGGCTGGTGAAGCAGTGCAGGCAGCTGGGCATCAGCAGGGCCACCCCGGTCCAGGAGAACTGCATGCCGGCCATCCTGCAGG GTCGTGACTGCATGGGCTGCGCCAAGACGGGCAGCGGGAAGACGGCGGCCTTCGTCCTGCCAGTGCTGCAGAAACTGTCCGAGGATCCATACGGCATCTTCTGCCTGGTGCTCACTCCTACCAG ggaGTTGGCGTACCAGATCGCCGAGCAGTTCCGAGTGCTGGGGAAACCTCTGGGCCTGAGGGACTGCATCATCGTTGGTGGAATGG ACATGGTGACGCAGGCCCTGGAGCTGTCCAGGAAGCCCCACGTGGTGGTGGCGACGCCGGGCCGGCTGGCCGATCACATCCGCAGCTCCAACACCTTCAGCATGAAACAGATCCAGTTCCTG atccTGGACGAGGCTGACCGGCTCTTGGAGCAAGGCTGCACCGACTTCACCAAAGACCTGGAGGTGATCCTGCAGGTTCTGCCGGCCAAGAGGCAGACGCTGCTGTTCAGCGCCACGCTGACCGACACCCTGCAGGAGCTCAAGAGCATCGCCCTCAACAAACCCTTCTTCTGGGAGAGCAAGTCCGA GACCCGCACGGTGGAGGAGCTGGACCAGAGGTACATCCTGACCCCAGAGAAGGTGAAGGACGCCTACCTGGTCCACCTGATCCAGACCTTCACTGACGAGCACGACGACTGgtccatcatcatcttcaccaaCACGTGCAA GAACTGTCAAATCCTCACCATGATGCTGCGGGCCTTCAACTTCCCGACCATCTCTCTGCACTCCATGATGAAACAG AAACAACGGTTCGCCAACCTGGCCAAGTTCAAGTCCAGCGTCTACAAAATCCTGATTGCGACGGATGTGGCGGCCAG GGGTTTGGATATTCCAACTGTCCAGGTCGTCATCAACCACAACACGCCCGGCCTGCCCAAGATCTACATCCACAGAGTCGGCCGGACTGCCAGAGCAG GGAGAAACGGAGTATCCATCACACTGGTGACACAGTATGACATCCACCTGGTTCATTCCATTGAGGAACACACTC AGACCAAGCTGAAGGAATACcctgtggaggaggaagaagttCTGCAGATTCTCACCCAGGTCAACGTGACCAGGCGGGAGTGTGAAATA AAACTGGAGTCAACAGACTTTGATGAGAAAAAGGAGATTAACAAGAGGAAGCAGTTGATCTTAGAGGGGAAG GATCCAGACCTGGAGGCCAAGAGAAAAGCAGAGCTGGAGAAGATCAGGAGCCAGAAGAAGAAGTTCAAGGAGAAGATCCAGGAGAACatccagaaacagaaaaatgcacagctgaaaaagaaactgatgaagaaaaaatacattaaaaagaaaaaggcagagcAGATGGCCAAGTGA